A single Amphiura filiformis chromosome 8, Afil_fr2py, whole genome shotgun sequence DNA region contains:
- the LOC140158584 gene encoding somatostatin receptor type 5-like, which translates to MEAMSGEGSQVDLGANAAPYLTENTTVFDDNITTTQIQSMPWLQLYFVPIFYAIVTLVGCFGNGLVIAVLIAFNNMKTIPNIYILNLAIVDFMFSLSIPFIAYQVATSSWPFGAVMCKLLGGFDGLNQYASIYTLALMSADRYVAVVYPLSSMRYRTKTIARLLCAGVWFLSMVFSLPLWIFQVSTPIYDNVYYCITVLPDWEHSVLAYNVYSFVLGFIIPLIIIVTCYAVLMIQIFANTQPISNAGSAAQRAQKRVSVLVVTVIVAFILCWLPYYVIQMIHTFRVMTPTMSLFYTISICLCYINSCINPFMYTFIGENFKRNIVKLLHCERDTKYSHTGGTYRMHSVTNDTGIGQTSPGSTVVTDTTAFIDKRAGNEKNLKKLNGRLINNN; encoded by the coding sequence ATGGAAGCCATGTCTGGAGAGGGGAGTCAAGTCGACCTTGGCGCAAATGCTGCACCATATTTGACAGAAAATACAACAGTATTTGACGACAATATTACTACTACACAAATACAGTCAATGCCGTGGCTTCAACTTTATTTTGTACCAATATTTTATGCAATTGTTACGCTGGTGGGATGTTTTGGAAATGGTTTAGTGATTGCTGTTCTTATTGCTTTCAACAACATGAAAACcattcctaatatttacattttaaacCTCGCTATTGTTGATTTCATGTTTTCTTTAAGTATTCCTTTTATTGCGTATCAAGTGGCAACCAGTAGCTGGCCTTTTGGAGCGGTAATGTGTAAATTACTCGGAGGATTTGATGGACTCAACCAGTATGCATCCATTTACACCTTAGCATTAATGAGTGCAGATCGCTATGTTGCTGTGGTGTATCCACTTTCTTCAATGAGATATCGCACCAAAACGATAGCTCGTCTTCTTTGTGCTGGAGTATGGTTCTTATCTATGGTTTTTAGTTTACCACTATGGATTTTTCAAGTATCAACACCCATTTATGATAATGTTTATTACTGTATTACTGTATTACCGGATTGGGAGCATTCTGTTCTTGCATACAATGTATACAGTTTTGTCTTAGGTTTTATCATACCTCTGATCATTATTGTAACCTGTTACGCAGTCTTAATGATACAGATATTCGCCAATACCCAACCAATAAGTAACGCGGGAAGTGCTGCACAAAGGGCCCAAAAGAGGGTTTCAGTTTTAGTGGTAACAGTGATTGTCGCGTTCATCCTTTGTTGGTTACCATATTACGTAATTCAAATGATCCATACATTTCGTGTCATGACACCTACGATGAGTTTGTTCTACACTATTAGTATCTGCTTGTGCTATATTAACTCGTGTATCAACCCGTTTATGTATACTTTCATCGGTGAGAACTTTAAACGTAATATTGTGAAACTACTACATTGCGAGCGAGACACCAAATACAGTCACACTGGGGGTACGTATCGTATGCATTCGGTTACAAATGATACGGGAATTGGTCAGACATCTCCTGGTAGTACTGTTGTTACAGACACGACTGCGTTTATTGATAAGAGAGCAGGTAATGAAAAGAACTTAAAGAAATTAAATGGAAGGCTAATTAATAACAActga